In Oleiharenicola lentus, the following are encoded in one genomic region:
- a CDS encoding Gfo/Idh/MocA family protein, translated as MKRLGLGVLGLGEGRSIISAGLHSDRWQVAALCDLNAELGRERCAEFGLDPTVFTTSLDALLANAAVDVVGIYTPDHLHADHILRCLRAGKHVVCTKPFLHDLSRAREVLDTARATGKRVMVGQSSRFFAPFKRQREHFATGFLGELNTVEAYYNADHRWFLAKPWARTDAFKWLYGGLSHPVDFIRWYLPDIEEVMGYSRLSENGQAGGLAHDDTFHFIYKAKSGRIARVSGTYSAPVTPTARDSNMSCVLRGSLGASQGDYYDLRYAWKTDAQSAVETFEDEDAFFFRFGGHSHHAGEYQRYIEYFADCLAQGTVPTPDPAEGIVTVALMQAMEEACTTGGPVKVRAVLARYGLEDLVQASS; from the coding sequence ATGAAACGACTCGGACTCGGCGTCCTCGGCCTCGGCGAAGGCCGCTCCATCATCTCCGCCGGCCTGCACAGCGACCGCTGGCAGGTCGCCGCCCTCTGCGACCTCAACGCGGAACTCGGCCGCGAGCGCTGCGCGGAATTCGGTCTCGATCCCACAGTGTTCACGACCTCGCTCGACGCGCTGCTCGCCAACGCCGCCGTGGACGTCGTCGGCATCTACACGCCCGACCACCTGCACGCCGACCACATCCTGCGCTGCCTGCGCGCCGGCAAGCACGTCGTCTGCACCAAACCCTTCCTCCACGACCTCAGCCGCGCCCGCGAGGTGCTCGACACCGCGCGCGCCACCGGCAAACGCGTGATGGTCGGCCAGAGCTCGCGCTTCTTCGCGCCGTTCAAGCGCCAGCGCGAGCACTTCGCCACCGGCTTCCTCGGCGAACTCAACACGGTCGAGGCCTACTACAACGCCGACCACCGCTGGTTCCTCGCCAAGCCCTGGGCGCGCACTGACGCCTTCAAGTGGCTCTACGGCGGTCTCAGCCACCCGGTGGACTTCATTCGCTGGTATCTGCCCGACATCGAAGAGGTCATGGGCTACTCGCGCCTCAGCGAGAACGGCCAGGCCGGCGGCCTCGCCCACGACGACACCTTCCATTTCATCTACAAGGCGAAGTCCGGCCGCATCGCGCGCGTCAGCGGCACCTACAGCGCGCCGGTCACGCCCACCGCGCGCGACAGCAACATGAGCTGCGTCCTGCGCGGCTCGCTCGGCGCCAGCCAGGGCGATTACTACGACCTGCGCTACGCCTGGAAGACCGACGCCCAGTCGGCCGTCGAGACCTTCGAGGACGAGGACGCCTTTTTCTTCCGCTTCGGCGGCCACTCGCACCACGCCGGCGAATACCAGCGCTACATCGAGTATTTCGCCGACTGCCTCGCGCAGGGCACCGTGCCCACACCCGACCCCGCCGAGGGCATCGTCACCGTCGCCCTCATGCAGGCGATGGAGGAAGCCTGCACCACCGGCGGCCCCGTGAAAGTCCGCGCCGTGCTCGCACGGTATGGGCTGGAGGATTTGGTGCAGGCCTCATCGTGA
- a CDS encoding glycosylase, giving the protein MSDFKISVVSLAVLALLCAAGSPSLHAENATERPAVLPFPTGKPRLVSNQTMREIHAQVQTPHKYGVVLPAAEGELLDCPNVFRHGGRWFMVFIANKDKVGYETHLAVSDDLLQWERLGPILPFAKTGWDAWQAAGGLALYDPRWDGATHELGTHEGKYWLSYLGGEKQGYEPDPLAIGLAHTADPTAVRPWTRLPENPVLSPAQADTRDFEHTTLYKSAIIRDEARTLGAPFVMAYNGKAPPYGQEQIGLAISDDLRTWRRYGPGPVVNNVGTSPWAISGDPQLVKLGDVWVMFYFGAFWKPGAFDTFAASYDLVHWTKWDGPHLVEPGESYDKQFAHKPWVLKHDGVVYHFYCAVGDQGRVIALATSKDLRPKEEQREN; this is encoded by the coding sequence ATGTCCGATTTCAAGATTTCCGTCGTCTCCCTCGCCGTGCTCGCCCTCCTCTGCGCGGCGGGATCGCCAAGCCTCCACGCCGAAAACGCCACCGAGCGCCCGGCCGTCCTCCCCTTCCCCACCGGCAAGCCGCGCCTGGTCTCCAATCAAACCATGCGTGAAATCCACGCGCAGGTGCAGACACCGCACAAATACGGCGTCGTGCTCCCGGCCGCCGAGGGCGAACTCCTCGACTGCCCCAACGTCTTCCGCCACGGCGGGCGCTGGTTCATGGTGTTCATCGCGAACAAGGACAAGGTCGGCTACGAAACCCACCTCGCCGTGAGCGACGACCTGCTGCAGTGGGAGCGCCTCGGCCCGATCCTGCCCTTCGCCAAAACCGGCTGGGATGCCTGGCAGGCCGCCGGCGGGCTCGCGCTTTACGATCCGCGCTGGGACGGCGCCACCCACGAACTCGGCACGCACGAAGGAAAATATTGGCTCAGCTACCTCGGCGGCGAGAAACAGGGCTATGAGCCCGACCCGCTTGCCATCGGCCTCGCGCACACCGCCGACCCGACGGCCGTCCGCCCGTGGACCCGCCTGCCGGAGAACCCCGTGCTCTCGCCCGCCCAGGCCGACACGCGCGACTTCGAGCACACCACGCTCTACAAGAGCGCCATCATCCGCGACGAGGCGCGCACGCTCGGCGCACCGTTCGTGATGGCCTACAACGGCAAGGCCCCGCCCTACGGTCAGGAACAGATCGGCCTCGCGATCAGCGACGACTTGCGCACGTGGCGCCGTTACGGCCCCGGCCCGGTCGTGAACAACGTCGGCACCTCCCCGTGGGCGATCAGCGGCGACCCGCAGCTCGTGAAGCTCGGCGACGTGTGGGTCATGTTTTATTTCGGCGCCTTCTGGAAACCCGGCGCCTTCGACACTTTCGCCGCCTCCTATGACCTCGTGCACTGGACCAAGTGGGACGGCCCGCACCTCGTCGAGCCGGGCGAATCCTACGACAAGCAGTTCGCCCACAAGCCCTGGGTGCTGAAGCACGACGGCGTCGTCTATCACTTCTACTGCGCCGTCGGCGACCAGGGCCGCGTGATCGCCCTGGCGACATCGAAGGACCTTCGACCGAAGGAGGAACAGCGTGAAAACTGA
- a CDS encoding MFS transporter gives MSRTSYPTRFSYASTDIACQLVFAPISFYLLKFYTDVYGLAAGVAGTIMLVARFIDAADAPLWGILFERTRSRWGKIRPWFLWLCGPFALFGILTFVTPDLEGSAKIAYAAGTYILVNILYTGINTPVTAILAVLTANPQERVVLTCFRMFGSKLGVLLVNLSFMKLVGWLGEGDDRRGYLLTVPIYCAVAVGLFLLAFRNLKEVVPTEEKRTPMLSGFGALRGNWPWWIIATSSLLFWIAFIARVAAAPYFFEYTLGRADLIPLAFALDFISLGTVLGLPWLCRTFSKTTVWAAGLAGLIVGQLIMAWGLAQGNSLPIVMTGWALGFLASGAAMAMPFSILSDSVDYGEWKTGIRAAGLLAAIGAAFCLKAGAGLGGALPGWILQACDYVPKAAQTATVLRGIEFSVVWLPAIAFAAALGPVLFYGKYERQEAQIHADLTARRETGK, from the coding sequence GTGTCCCGCACCTCCTACCCCACCCGTTTCAGCTACGCCTCGACCGATATCGCGTGCCAGCTCGTCTTCGCGCCGATCTCGTTCTACCTGCTGAAATTCTACACCGACGTCTATGGCCTCGCCGCCGGCGTCGCGGGCACGATCATGCTGGTGGCGCGCTTCATCGACGCGGCCGACGCGCCGCTCTGGGGCATCCTCTTCGAACGCACGCGCAGCCGCTGGGGCAAGATCCGCCCGTGGTTCCTCTGGCTCTGCGGCCCCTTCGCGCTCTTCGGCATCCTGACTTTCGTGACGCCCGACCTGGAGGGGAGCGCCAAGATCGCCTACGCCGCCGGCACCTACATCCTCGTCAACATCCTCTACACCGGCATCAACACGCCGGTCACCGCCATCCTCGCCGTGCTGACGGCGAATCCGCAGGAGCGCGTCGTGCTGACCTGCTTCCGCATGTTCGGCTCCAAGCTCGGCGTGCTGCTCGTCAACCTCAGCTTCATGAAGCTCGTCGGCTGGCTCGGCGAGGGCGACGACCGCCGCGGCTACCTGCTCACCGTGCCGATCTACTGCGCGGTCGCCGTCGGCCTCTTCCTGCTCGCCTTCCGCAACCTGAAGGAGGTCGTGCCCACGGAGGAAAAACGAACCCCGATGCTGTCGGGCTTCGGCGCGTTGCGCGGCAACTGGCCATGGTGGATCATCGCCACGAGCAGCCTCCTGTTCTGGATCGCCTTCATCGCGCGCGTCGCCGCGGCGCCCTACTTCTTTGAATACACGCTCGGCCGCGCGGACCTCATCCCGCTCGCCTTCGCCCTCGACTTCATCTCGCTCGGCACCGTCCTCGGCCTGCCCTGGCTCTGCCGCACTTTTTCCAAAACCACCGTGTGGGCCGCCGGCCTCGCCGGCCTGATCGTCGGCCAGCTCATCATGGCCTGGGGCCTCGCCCAGGGGAACTCACTCCCGATCGTCATGACCGGCTGGGCCCTCGGCTTCCTCGCCAGCGGCGCGGCGATGGCCATGCCGTTCTCGATCCTCTCCGACAGCGTGGACTACGGCGAGTGGAAGACCGGCATCCGCGCCGCCGGCCTGCTCGCGGCCATCGGCGCGGCGTTCTGCCTGAAGGCCGGCGCCGGCCTTGGCGGCGCGCTGCCCGGCTGGATTCTCCAAGCCTGCGACTACGTGCCGAAAGCCGCCCAGACCGCCACCGTGCTCCGCGGCATCGAGTTCAGTGTCGTCTGGCTGCCGGCGATCGCCTTCGCCGCCGCCCTCGGGCCCGTGCTCTTCTACGGCAAATACGAGCGCCAGGAGGCGCAGATCCACGCCGACCTCACGGCCCGGCGGGAAACAGGGAAGTGA
- a CDS encoding TonB-dependent receptor, whose amino-acid sequence MCCTSLNRAGLFASTRGLIRSVVSVLAAVALCVPAFAQSPATGVIRGKIQNASNGAYLENATVEIEGTSRIAVTNGYGEFEIRGVPAGEVTLKASYVGQPVQMATVTVAENGEVNQDFTFRGAAGKDGVVQLDPFTVNVERYSNARAVAIAAERNAVNIKNVVSIEEFGEIPSGNVGEFVKFLPGIQIDYGSSNGNNQGYSENRANGVSVRGFGPEDTTILIDGLPVAATVPGNLTRQVGLDQMSINNASRVELIKVATPDIPANSVGGQINLITRSSFEFPKPSYSASFFFNFNPDYFDFEKTPGPVNKSTFKMSPGTNFSASYPFSKTFGVTLSGSIQQEYSQNFRAQPVWNNSWNASFNNATAIVNGAGVRASIANPLMTRYQVTDAPSITDTQSANLRVDWKPSPNQNLRANVQYSTYETAEAQRRLDFRPTLAAGADWNEFQSIGTTANSTTAMTLTTRDRIGDTVSASVNYDINLLGFKIEVAGSTSKSVSDFKDEENGHYSGLDLNLNPSRVALYLGEDGIPSNVETYWRAGGTNTTSTIKDYTQIANWSIADAKAFSGESHNERTINLYKVDVSRAIDFLPFLQRNPVNLKFGARRDEEENVKDGRGTGYRQVLKTGATFVTADIIDDHYVGYSPGFGLRPQQWASTYKLFELNKANNLFEEPLDGADAVNNYNSFVNQNKQLKETTDAWYAMLTGSFLDGRLSLVGGARQESRARVGRTPFTDSKWNYLKQADGSIWTNATLAPNGVRINSTADNLFATGATGDALRAALTAAGISFPTAIYGAQTTDIRSAKLFKQPLREINQKVTGDPSYSLNAAFKLTKKIDLKVAYSRSFKQQPLEDGSVGVLSGNNLTIVEYTVAEQASQNGALGQITVANPGLKPETAQNWDFEVAYYTDSGGKFTASYYTKEVKNATQSFTTYSGTPGFDQALSALGFAPAEFDGWRMVTSANSTRLQKTSGWEFFASQDFSKLGDWGRRFSAFVSFAMTDFPPPSPAEPYTITNPNGTTTTLTPAIATVTLRADRFGGAGLQFSGERFSAQIRGTYRNDNQNGSTTVLNDGTEMRRIDPGETRIDVNLGFMISKNYSLFASGRDVFNGERDQIWRHSAGLLPDYASLADRKRFGAAWSVGVRGTW is encoded by the coding sequence ATGTGCTGCACATCCCTTAACCGGGCCGGTCTCTTCGCGTCTACGCGCGGACTGATCCGCTCCGTCGTATCCGTGCTGGCGGCGGTCGCACTTTGCGTGCCGGCCTTCGCCCAGTCACCCGCCACCGGTGTCATCCGGGGCAAAATCCAGAACGCCTCAAATGGCGCCTACCTCGAAAACGCCACCGTGGAAATCGAGGGCACCAGCCGCATCGCCGTCACCAACGGCTACGGCGAATTTGAAATCCGCGGCGTGCCTGCCGGCGAGGTCACGCTCAAGGCCAGCTACGTCGGTCAACCCGTCCAGATGGCCACCGTCACCGTCGCCGAAAATGGCGAGGTGAACCAGGACTTCACCTTCCGCGGCGCCGCCGGCAAGGACGGCGTGGTCCAGCTCGACCCCTTCACCGTCAACGTCGAGCGTTACTCCAACGCCCGCGCCGTCGCCATCGCGGCCGAGCGCAATGCGGTGAACATCAAGAACGTCGTCTCCATCGAGGAGTTCGGCGAAATCCCGAGCGGCAACGTCGGCGAGTTCGTGAAGTTCCTGCCCGGCATCCAGATCGACTACGGTTCTTCCAACGGCAACAACCAGGGCTACTCCGAAAACCGCGCCAACGGCGTCTCCGTCCGCGGCTTCGGCCCCGAGGACACCACCATCCTCATCGACGGTCTGCCCGTCGCCGCCACCGTGCCCGGCAACCTCACCCGCCAGGTCGGACTCGACCAGATGTCCATCAACAACGCCTCCCGCGTCGAGCTCATCAAGGTCGCCACCCCCGACATTCCCGCCAACTCCGTCGGCGGCCAGATCAACCTCATCACCCGCAGCTCCTTCGAATTCCCCAAGCCGTCTTACAGCGCCAGCTTCTTCTTCAACTTCAACCCCGACTACTTCGACTTTGAGAAGACCCCCGGCCCGGTGAACAAGAGCACCTTCAAGATGTCGCCTGGCACCAACTTCAGCGCTTCCTATCCGTTCTCCAAGACCTTCGGTGTCACGCTCTCCGGTTCCATCCAGCAGGAATACTCGCAAAACTTCCGCGCCCAGCCGGTTTGGAACAACAGCTGGAACGCCTCGTTCAACAACGCCACCGCCATCGTCAACGGTGCCGGCGTGCGTGCCTCCATCGCCAACCCGCTGATGACCCGCTATCAGGTGACCGACGCACCCAGCATCACCGACACGCAGTCGGCCAACCTGCGCGTTGATTGGAAGCCCTCGCCCAACCAGAACCTGCGCGCCAACGTCCAATACAGCACCTACGAGACCGCCGAGGCCCAGCGCCGCCTCGACTTCCGCCCGACCCTGGCCGCCGGCGCCGACTGGAATGAGTTCCAGTCCATCGGCACCACCGCCAACAGCACCACGGCGATGACGCTGACCACCCGCGACCGCATCGGCGATACCGTCAGCGCCTCGGTCAACTACGACATCAACCTTCTCGGCTTCAAGATCGAGGTCGCCGGCAGCACCTCCAAGTCGGTCAGCGACTTCAAGGACGAGGAGAATGGCCACTACTCCGGCCTCGACCTGAACCTCAATCCGAGCCGCGTGGCCCTTTATCTCGGCGAAGACGGCATCCCCTCCAACGTCGAGACCTACTGGCGCGCCGGCGGCACCAACACCACCTCGACGATCAAGGACTACACCCAGATCGCCAACTGGTCCATCGCCGACGCCAAGGCCTTCTCCGGCGAGTCGCACAACGAGCGCACCATCAATCTCTACAAGGTGGATGTGTCCCGCGCGATCGACTTCCTCCCCTTCCTCCAGCGCAACCCGGTTAACCTGAAGTTCGGCGCCCGCCGCGACGAAGAGGAAAACGTCAAGGACGGCCGCGGCACCGGTTACCGCCAGGTGCTCAAGACCGGCGCCACCTTCGTGACCGCCGACATCATCGACGACCACTACGTCGGCTACTCCCCCGGCTTCGGTCTGCGCCCGCAGCAGTGGGCCTCGACCTACAAGCTGTTTGAACTGAACAAGGCCAACAACCTCTTCGAAGAGCCCCTCGACGGCGCCGATGCGGTCAACAACTACAACAGCTTCGTCAATCAGAACAAGCAGCTCAAGGAGACCACGGATGCTTGGTATGCCATGCTCACCGGCAGCTTCCTCGATGGCCGCCTGTCCCTCGTGGGCGGCGCCCGCCAGGAAAGCCGCGCCCGCGTCGGCCGCACGCCCTTCACCGACAGCAAGTGGAATTACCTGAAGCAGGCCGACGGCTCAATCTGGACCAACGCCACCCTCGCGCCCAACGGCGTGCGCATCAACAGCACGGCGGACAATCTCTTCGCCACCGGCGCGACCGGCGACGCCCTCCGCGCCGCCCTCACCGCCGCCGGCATTTCGTTCCCGACCGCCATCTACGGTGCGCAAACCACCGACATCCGCTCCGCGAAGCTATTCAAGCAGCCGCTGCGTGAGATCAACCAGAAGGTGACGGGTGACCCGTCCTACAGCCTCAACGCCGCCTTCAAGCTGACCAAGAAGATCGACCTCAAGGTCGCCTACTCGCGCTCCTTTAAGCAGCAGCCCCTGGAAGACGGCAGCGTCGGTGTGCTCTCCGGCAACAACCTCACGATCGTGGAATACACGGTCGCCGAGCAGGCCAGCCAGAACGGCGCCCTCGGCCAGATCACCGTGGCCAACCCGGGCCTCAAGCCCGAGACCGCGCAGAACTGGGACTTCGAGGTGGCTTACTACACCGACAGCGGCGGCAAGTTCACCGCCTCCTACTACACCAAGGAAGTGAAGAACGCCACGCAGAGCTTCACCACCTACTCCGGCACGCCCGGCTTCGACCAGGCGCTCTCCGCCCTCGGCTTTGCCCCGGCCGAGTTCGACGGCTGGCGCATGGTGACCTCCGCCAACAGCACGCGCCTGCAGAAGACCTCCGGCTGGGAATTCTTTGCCAGCCAGGACTTCAGCAAGCTCGGTGACTGGGGTCGCCGTTTCTCGGCCTTCGTGAGCTTCGCCATGACCGACTTCCCGCCGCCGTCGCCGGCCGAGCCCTACACGATCACCAACCCGAACGGCACGACGACCACGCTCACGCCGGCCATCGCCACCGTGACGCTGCGCGCCGACCGCTTCGGCGGCGCCGGCCTGCAGTTCTCAGGTGAACGTTTCAGCGCCCAAATCCGCGGCACCTACCGCAATGACAACCAGAACGGCAGCACCACCGTGCTCAATGATGGCACCGAGATGCGCCGCATCGATCCGGGCGAAACCCGCATCGACGTGAACTTGGGCTTCATGATCTCGAAGAACTACAGCCTCTTCGCCAGCGGCCGCGACGTCTTCAACGGCGAGCGCGACCAGATCTGGCGCCACAGCGCCGGCCTCCTGCCCGACTACGCCTCGCTCGCTGACCGCAAGCGCTTCGGCGCCGCCTGGTCGGTCGGTGTCCGCGGCACCTGGTAA
- a CDS encoding DUF3826 domain-containing protein — protein MHPRLLPALLVILLSVAPALRAGDTPPPPPPELVQRADKIVAALQLADAAQAARVSDLVARQYAALRLVHETRDTGLKLAGELTDKTEAEQAKARIKDTATARQAALHYAFVAALSAELTPAQVDGVKDGMTYGVLPNTFKVYQEMLPNLTAEQKRQILAWLTEAREHAMDASTSDEKHGWFGKYKGRINNYLAQAGIDMKQAEKDMFARKKTKQDN, from the coding sequence ATGCACCCCCGTCTGTTGCCCGCTCTGCTGGTTATTCTGCTGTCTGTTGCCCCCGCCCTGCGCGCCGGCGACACCCCGCCGCCGCCCCCGCCCGAGCTGGTCCAGCGCGCCGACAAGATCGTCGCCGCCCTCCAGCTCGCCGACGCCGCCCAGGCCGCCCGCGTCAGTGACCTCGTGGCCCGGCAATACGCCGCCCTGCGCCTCGTCCACGAAACCCGCGACACCGGCCTGAAGCTGGCCGGTGAGCTCACCGACAAGACCGAAGCCGAACAGGCCAAGGCCCGTATCAAAGACACCGCCACCGCCCGCCAGGCCGCGCTGCACTACGCCTTCGTCGCCGCGCTCTCCGCCGAACTCACCCCGGCCCAGGTGGACGGCGTTAAGGACGGCATGACCTACGGCGTGCTGCCCAACACCTTCAAGGTTTACCAGGAAATGCTCCCAAACCTCACCGCCGAACAGAAGCGCCAGATCCTCGCCTGGCTCACCGAGGCCCGCGAACACGCGATGGATGCCTCCACCTCCGACGAGAAGCACGGCTGGTTCGGCAAATACAAGGGCCGCATCAACAACTACCTCGCCCAGGCCGGCATCGACATGAAGCAGGCCGAGAAAGACATGTTCGCGCGGAAGAAAACCAAACAAGACAACTGA
- a CDS encoding polysaccharide lyase encodes MRSLRPTLVLSLAFTLAVSAFAQGYPKVPPDLQAAMNARKAAADRRSDEIFASHQAELAAWAAQGKPYLPGAAKPADLPQASIPAFPGAWGGGMYSFGGRGGKIYVVTNLNDSGPGSFREACEAAGPRTVVFNVAGVIHLKERIRIRAPYITISGATAPGDGICFAGKTVEVETHDVVIRHLRFRRGNTDPADRDDSLGGNPVGNVIVDHVSTSWSLDENISMYRHMFDHDGDPRTPARKLPTVNITIQHSISSESLSTYHHAFGSTIGGHNSTFHHNLWASNTGRNPSVGMDGDFTFVNNVLFNWRHRTVDGGDHRSRYNIINNYFKPGPGTPDNDVRYRLLKPESERSQTVVNNFGRAFVAGNVVEGNERVTRDNWDGGVQPDVATREEKLRDLLPFAPKDEAKRADYLEKSRAKVAALKFLTEDPAEALAAIRVNEPFPHALLPVVSASEAYAYVLANAGATLPRRDSVDQRIIESVRTGVIPPRTVDAGTAEKARFYGYEEKWVKALSEYVTKGYVTHPNEVGGWPDYQGTPYVDSDGDGLPDTWESAHGLNPQDPADASADLNGDGYTNIEDFLNGLDPRAPKTDWTDLKNNRDPRHTM; translated from the coding sequence ATGCGCTCCCTCCGCCCCACGCTCGTTCTTTCGCTGGCCTTCACACTGGCCGTCTCTGCCTTCGCGCAAGGCTACCCCAAAGTCCCCCCCGACCTGCAGGCCGCGATGAACGCTCGCAAGGCCGCGGCCGACCGGCGTTCCGACGAAATCTTCGCGTCGCACCAGGCCGAACTCGCCGCTTGGGCCGCCCAGGGCAAACCCTACCTGCCAGGCGCCGCCAAGCCCGCCGATCTGCCGCAAGCCTCCATCCCCGCCTTCCCCGGCGCCTGGGGCGGCGGCATGTATTCCTTCGGCGGCCGTGGCGGCAAAATCTACGTCGTCACCAATCTCAACGACTCCGGCCCCGGCTCCTTCCGCGAGGCCTGTGAGGCCGCCGGCCCGCGCACCGTCGTGTTCAACGTCGCCGGCGTCATCCACCTGAAGGAGCGCATCCGCATCCGCGCGCCCTACATCACGATCAGCGGCGCCACCGCGCCGGGCGACGGCATCTGCTTCGCCGGCAAGACCGTGGAGGTCGAGACGCACGACGTCGTCATCCGCCATCTCCGCTTCCGCCGCGGCAACACCGACCCGGCCGACCGCGACGACTCCCTCGGCGGCAACCCCGTGGGCAACGTCATCGTGGACCACGTCTCCACCTCGTGGAGCCTCGACGAAAACATCTCGATGTATCGCCACATGTTCGACCACGACGGCGACCCCCGCACCCCGGCGCGCAAACTCCCGACCGTCAACATCACCATCCAGCACAGCATCTCGTCGGAATCGCTCAGCACCTACCACCACGCCTTCGGCTCCACCATCGGCGGCCACAACAGCACCTTCCACCACAACCTCTGGGCCAGCAACACCGGCCGCAACCCGAGCGTCGGCATGGACGGCGACTTCACCTTCGTGAACAACGTGCTCTTCAACTGGCGCCACCGCACCGTGGACGGCGGCGACCACCGCAGCCGCTACAACATCATCAACAATTATTTCAAACCCGGCCCCGGCACGCCCGACAACGATGTGCGCTACCGCCTCCTCAAGCCCGAGTCCGAGCGCAGCCAGACCGTCGTGAACAATTTCGGCCGCGCCTTCGTCGCCGGCAACGTCGTCGAGGGCAACGAGCGCGTGACCCGCGACAACTGGGACGGTGGCGTCCAGCCCGATGTCGCCACCCGCGAGGAAAAGCTGCGCGACCTCCTGCCCTTCGCCCCGAAGGACGAGGCCAAGCGCGCCGACTACCTCGAGAAGAGCAGGGCCAAGGTCGCCGCCCTCAAATTTCTCACCGAGGATCCCGCCGAGGCGCTCGCCGCCATCCGCGTCAACGAGCCCTTCCCGCACGCCCTGCTGCCCGTCGTCTCCGCGTCGGAGGCCTACGCCTACGTGCTCGCCAACGCCGGCGCCACCCTCCCGCGTCGCGACTCCGTGGACCAACGCATCATCGAGAGCGTCCGCACCGGCGTCATCCCGCCGCGCACCGTGGATGCCGGCACCGCCGAGAAGGCCCGTTTCTACGGCTACGAAGAAAAGTGGGTGAAGGCCCTGAGCGAATACGTCACCAAGGGTTACGTCACCCACCCCAACGAGGTCGGCGGCTGGCCCGACTACCAGGGCACGCCCTATGTGGACTCAGACGGTGACGGCCTGCCCGACACTTGGGAAAGCGCCCACGGCCTGAACCCTCAGGATCCCGCCGACGCCTCCGCCGATCTCAACGGCGACGGCTACACCAACATCGAGGATTTCCTCAACGGCCTCGACCCCCGCGCCCCCAAGACTGACTGGACCGACCTGAAGAACAACCGCGACCCGCGCCACACGATGTAG
- a CDS encoding DUF3826 domain-containing protein — translation MKSKIENQKSKILLPFLAAFALACATLVPSSAATIDAATQKRLDGKTTKIIGALKLDDTAKVERVKVLLGDWFVTLWAWHEQHDPQLKELWTKWNAARAVVPKDEFPAEVIAYQIDDVYASLRPARDAFIAKLAAELTPEQLDAFKENWSRSPGLKRTYNAFLEIAPDLTEEQKKVIFDHLNRAREAALLTDADKEIVNIFKRHKVKAEAYVGTLEWAKLHRAFANKGK, via the coding sequence ATGAAATCGAAAATCGAGAATCAAAAATCGAAAATTCTCCTCCCCTTCCTCGCCGCCTTCGCCCTGGCCTGCGCCACACTCGTTCCTTCCTCCGCCGCGACGATCGACGCCGCCACCCAGAAGCGCCTCGACGGCAAAACCACGAAGATCATCGGCGCCCTCAAGCTCGACGATACCGCCAAGGTCGAGCGCGTGAAGGTCCTGCTCGGCGACTGGTTCGTCACGCTCTGGGCCTGGCACGAGCAGCATGACCCGCAGCTCAAGGAACTTTGGACCAAGTGGAACGCCGCCCGGGCCGTCGTGCCCAAGGACGAATTCCCCGCCGAGGTCATCGCCTACCAGATTGACGACGTCTATGCCTCGCTCCGCCCGGCCCGAGACGCCTTCATCGCGAAACTCGCCGCCGAGCTCACGCCCGAGCAACTGGATGCCTTCAAGGAGAACTGGAGCCGCAGCCCCGGCCTGAAGCGCACCTATAACGCCTTCCTCGAAATCGCCCCCGACCTCACCGAGGAACAGAAGAAGGTGATCTTCGACCACCTCAACCGCGCCCGCGAGGCCGCCCTGCTCACCGACGCCGACAAGGAGATCGTGAACATCTTCAAGCGCCACAAGGTCAAGGCCGAGGCCTACGTCGGCACCCTCGAGTGGGCCAAACTCCACCGGGCCTTCGCGAACAAGGGGAAGTGA